GCGTTGTTCAGTCCCTCGCGCACGCGCGCCGTCTCGAAGGTGCTGAACTCGGCCACGGCATGCTCGAGCTGGTTGCGCGCGACCAGCGCGGGCGGGAAGTCGGCGACATAGGCTTGCAGCGCCTCGGTCTCGTAGGCGGCGGGCGACACGCCCATGTAGCCCGTGGCGATCGACCATTCCGCCGCCTGCTCGGGCGCCGTCATGAAGCGGATCAGCTTGAGCGCGGCGGCACGCTCCTCATCCGTAGTGTCCTTGAAGATGTAGAAGTTGCCGCCCCCGGTGGGCGAGCCCTTGCGCTCGTTCGCGGGCAATTCGGCGACGCCGAAATCAAAGCTGGCCGCGTCTTTTACCGCCGTGAGGTTGCCGGTGGAGTGCCACATCATCGCCGTCTGCCCCTCGAGGAAGGCTTGGCGCAGCGTGCCCCATTCGACGGTGCCCTCGGGCATGATGCCATGCTCGGTCGAGAGCGATTTCCAGAATTCCAGCGTCTCCACCACTTCGGGATCGTCGAAATAGGTGGTCAGGCCGTCGCCGGACATCAACTCCTTGCCGTTCTGGATCGCCAGCGCCTGGAACATCCAGTAGGGATAGCCCGTCGAGGGGATCATGATGCCGCTGGTGCCGTCCTTGGTCAGGGCCTTGCCCATCTCGACCATCTCGTCCCAGGTGCTGGGCGGTGCTTCGGGATCGAGGCCCGCGTCGCGGAACATGTCCTTGTTGTAATAGGCCACGATGGTCGAGCGCTGGAAGGGGATGCCCCATGTCTGGCCCTCGATCTGGCCGTTGGCCATCAGCGCGGGGTAAAAGCCGTTCAGCCATTCCTCGCCGTCTTCGCCCTCGACCAGATCGTCGAAGGGCACGATCAGGTCCTGCTCGATCAGGTCATAGGCGTCGATGGAGAACATGACGGCCAGTTGCGCAGGCTCGCCCGAGTTGAGCGCCGAGAGGGCGCGCACGCGGGTGTCGTCGTAATTGCCCGAATAGATCGCGTTGACCTTGATATCGGGGTTTTCCGCCTCGAAATCGGCTACGATACCATCGACCACTTCGGTCAACGCCCCGCCGACGGCAATGGGGTAATACATCGTCAATTCGGTCTCGGCGGCGGCCATGGTGCCGCCCGCCACCAGCGCGGTCGTCAGGCTCAGCGCCCCGGTCAATTTGGTAAAGTGTTTCATGTCATATCCTCCCTAGATGTGAAGTCGTCCGTCTTCTTATCCGCCCTCCGCGCATCACCCGATGCGCTGGCCGGAGGGGTCGAATCTGTGCAGATCCTTGTCATCGAATGTAACATCCACATGTTCGCCCTCGGACATCATGCGCAGTCCGGGCAATAAAACCGACAGGCCCGACGCCGCGTCGCAATCGAGGCTGATCAGCGTCTCGGAGCCGAGGAACTCGACCTCGCTGACCGTGCAGGCCAGCCGCCCCTCACCGCGCGGCACCATGCGCACATGCTCGGCCCGCAGGCCCAGCGTGTGATCGCTGCCAAAGCCCGGCACCTGTGCCGAGGGCATCAGCGCCATGGGCGGTGCACCCACGAATTCGGCGACGAACGTGTTGGCGGGGCGGTTATAAAGATCATCGGGCGAGCCGATCTGCTGGATGCGGCCCTCCTTCATCAGCACCACCTTGTCGGCCATGCTCATCGCTTCGGTCTGGTCATGGGTCACATAAACCACGGTAATCCCCAGATCGCGCTGGAGCTTCTTGATGTCCTTGCGCACCGCATTGCGCAGCTTGGCGTCGAGGTTCGACAGAGGCTCGTCCATCAGGCAGAGGCGCTGCCCGGCGATGATGGCCCGCGCGAGCGCCACGCGCTGGCGCTGGCCGCCCGACAGCTCGGCAGGTTTGCGCGCCTCGAGGCCGGTGAGGCCGGTGATCTCCAGCGCGCGGGCCATCTTTTTTTGCCGCTCGGCCTTGGGCACGCGGCGCACCTTGAGGCCGAAAACCACGTTTTCCGCCACCGACAGATGCGGGAAGAGCGCGTAGGACTGGAACACCATCGAGAGGTTCCGGTCCGACGCGGCGCTGGTTGTCACGTCGCGCCCGTCTATGTGGATCGTGCCCTCGTCCGGCAGTTCCAGCCCCGCCAGAAGGCGGAGCGTTGTGGACTTGCCGCAGCCAGAAGGACCGAGAAGCGCGACGAACGAGCCCTCCTCGATATCAAGCGAGATGCCCTCGACCCCAAGCTGGCCGTTCCAGCGTTTGGCGATGCCCGCGAGGCTGACATAGGGCGCGCTCATGCCGCCCTCCCTTCGGCCAAAATGAGGCGCGCGCCCATATCCTCGACGATCCCGGCGAATGCGGCGCCCGGCATCCGGTCCATCACGAGGTGATCGACCTCGCGGATATTCTCGCCCGCCGCAGGGGCAAGGCGGCCGAATTTCGTACTGTCGAGCACGAGGATCGAGGCGCGCGCGTTCTCGCGGATGCGCTCGCGGGCGCGCACCTCCACCGTGTGAAACTCCAGAAGGCTGCCATCCTCTGCCACACCCGCGGCGCCGAAAATCGCATATTCCGCGCGATAGCCGCCAAAGAACTCCACCACGTCGGCTCCCAATATGTCCCTGTCGGGCAGGCGCAATTCGCCGCCTGGCAGGATGATGCGATTGGACATCTCGTCGCTCAGTGCCATCGCCGCGCTGAGATTGTTGGTGATGACCGTCAGGTTACGCCGGCTGCGCAGCGCCCGCGCCGTGCTGAGCGTGGTCGAGCCGATCGAAAGGAACAGCGTCGCCCCGTCCGGAATGAGCCGCGCCGCTGCCTCGCCAATCCGGTGCTTGCCCGATGGGTTGGTCGCCGCGCGCAGATCGAAGGGCGTGTTGCGCGACTGATGCGCCAGTTCGATCCGGCCATGACGCCGGTGCAATGCGTCATCCTCGCAAAGCGTGTCGATATCCCGGCGGATGGTCTGCATCGAAACGCCCAGCATCTCGGCCAGCGCATCGACGGTGACCATCCCGCGCTCGCGCACGATTCCCAGAATGGTGTCACGCCGCTTGAGCTTGCGTTCAGACATCATCCCCCCGGCATATATTCCACTGGGAAGGCTAGAGACGCCAAAGCATCAAAACAACAAAAATCTATCGGATGACCAACATAAATTGTCGATACGGCGGTCAAATCCCAGGAAACGCCTCGATAAAATGTAGTTTTGGACGCTTTGCTCTTTGTCATTCAGGGCCAAATCCGTAAGGTTGGGCCATCGCGTCGCGCGCGAACGCGCCCGCGCAACAACCAAGGATAAACCCGATGCTAAGCGCACCGAAGATCTTCGAGCGATACGAGCAGATCAGGCCGCGCCTTCCCGCCGCACCGCCGCAATTTAGCGCGCGCAAAGTCACGCAGGATATCCGCGCGCTGACCGATATCGCAAGCGAGGCGTCCGCTTTCGTCTTTGACGCTTTCGGAGTGCTGAACGTCGGCGATACGCTGATCGAAGGCGCGGACCGCAGGCTGGACCAGCTGCGCGCGCGGGGATGTGCCATCCGCATCCTGACGAACGCCGCCAGCTACGACCGCGCGGGCGCGGTGGCGAAATTTGCCAACCTGGGTCTTACTGTCTTGCCCGAAGAGATCATAACCAGCCGCGACGCCGCATTGAGCGCGCTGACACCGGGCCTGTGGGGCGTGATCGCAGCACCGGAGGATGACTTGGGCGATATCGCACATGAGGCGCTGCGCCTCGGTGATGATCCCGCCACCTTTGATCGCGCAGATGGGTTTTTATTTCTGTCCTCCAGCGGTTGGACCGACGCCAGACAAGCCATGCTGCAAAAATCACTCGCCGCGCATGACCGCCCGGTACTCATCGCCAATGCCGATCTGGTCGCACCGCGGGATGATGGGTTTTCGCTGGAGCCGGGCCATTATGGCCACTGGCTTCTGGACGACGGGGCGGCACGGGTACGGTTTTTCGGAAAACCCTTTGGAGAGGTTTATGATCTGGTCGAGGCCACTCTGCCTAGTGTAGCGCCCGACCGGATCGTCATGTGCGGCGACACTCTCCATACGGATATCCTTGGCGCGGCAGCGCGGGGATGGAGGACCGTACTGGTCACCCAAGACGGCCTTTTTGCAGGACACGACACCAACGATTTCTGCGAGCGTGCCGCACTAAACCCCGACTGGCGGCTGAACCGCATCTAGACGCGATGCCGCGGAAAAGAAAACCCGCGCCGGTTGGGATCAGCGGCGCGGGGCAAAATGCTGTCATACTGCGTTGGAAACAGGTCTCTGGTTCAGGCCCGCCCCGACCGTACAGTTATAGCAGGGCCAACAGCTTTTTCGCCGCCGCCTCTGACGATGCCGGGTTCTGGCCGGTGACCAGCTTGCCGTCGGTCACGACGAAGGATGCCCAGTCGTCGCCCTTCTCATAGTGGCCGCCATTCGCCTTCAGCATGTCCTCAACGAGGAACGGCACCACATCCGTCAGGCCAACGCCCTCTTCCTCGGTATTGGTAAAGCCCGTCACGGTCTTGCCCGAGACCAGCGGCTTGCCGTCGGCGCCCTTGGGGTGCTTGAAGACGGCGGGCGCGTGGCAGACGGCCCCGACGGGTCGGTCACTGGCCGTGAAGGCTTCGATCAAGGCAACGCTGTCTTTGTCTTCGGACAGATCCCAAAGCGGGCCGTGACCGCCCGGATAGAATATGGCGTCAAACCCGTCTGCCGATACTTTGGAGAGAACCTCGGTCTCGGCCAGATGCTTTTGCGCGGCATCATCGCCTTTGAAACGCTTGGTGGCGTCCGTCTGCGCATCGTCGCTGTCGCTGGACGGATCCAGCGGCGGCTGACCACCCTTGGGCGAGGCCAGCACAACGTCGGCCCCGGCATCCTTGAAGACATAGTAAGGCGCGGCAAACTCCTCGAGCCAGAAGCCCGTCTTGTTGCCGGTATCGCCAAGTTGGTCATGAGAAGTGAGCACCATGAGAATTTTCATCGTTTTATTCCTTTGTATCAATTGTATCTAAGCGTGATCGGTCGCTCGGCCGCTCTGAGCACTTGGCCCAAGAGCGCAGCCGCTCGGCATAACAACGGCCGCCGGGCGGGCTTGTTCCAAACGAGAGGCAATGACTTCGCGGAACGCGCAGGTTGCGCCCGGCGCCGGGCGGTTTGTCAGACTCATCTCAGCTTTGCCGAACGGTGGCGGGATGGCCGATCAAACAGTCCGCCTTCCGCAAGCCCCCCGCCTGGCGCTCGCGTGAAATCATGTCTGACGCGGAGCGCAAAGACCGTCCCGAAAAGGTCAGCAGACAGCGCATCGCTCGGCAGAAGACCCGGCGAAAGTGACACCTCATTACCGACGGCATAGATCAACCGATTGCTCGATCCCTTATTCGGCGACAGGCATCGAGGCGCCGAACATCGGGGAGGTGACGTGGCTATCCCGCTGCGGCCCAACTCGCCATTTCAGGCAAAAGCCCATCCAGGATCGCCTGGAAGGCGGCAACAATGGCGGTGGGGGTGTCATCGACCGCTGCGGCCTCACTGCCGTAGATCGCCGTCTTGATCACGCTCTGGTCTCTGTCGCGCAGCAAGGTCAGGCTGATATCGACCTTCGCCACCACCCGCTCGCCGGTGATTTCGACATGGAAGGCGTCGATGCGGGACAAAAGCGCCAGATCTGGCACCGGGCCAGCCTCGTTCGGACCAACATATCCCATCCGGCCCGTCCCCGCGATTGACCGGACCAGAAGCGATTGCACCAGCAAGGGCAATTCATCGGACCAGCGCGCGTCTGGCAGGTAGGTGACGGCGGCGGCGCCGGGTTTTACCATGATGCGGTCACTCGTGACCGAAGCGGGTGCATTGGGCACAGCCACCAGCAGCGTGCGGCCGGATCGGCGCCCCGCGCCGGATCCGGCGGCGGGCGACAGATCGTAGGTGTCCAGCGGCGTGGCTGCCGCGTTGATGGACGACAATGCGCTGCAACCGCCAAGGCTGGCAGCGGCGCCCAGTATCGCGGCGCGGCGGGTGAGGGTCAGCGTATCCATAGTGTCATCTCCGGTATTCGGGCACGCGTTCATCCAGAAGGAAACGTGCAGGGTCTCGTTCGATGCGGCGCACCAGTTTTTCCAGCGATTGAACCAGCCCGCGCGCTTCGCTGCTGAGGCGGCCCAGCTCGTTCAGTCCATTGCCGGTAAAGTTGCGGATACCCGGCGCGGCGGCGCTGACCGTGGATTGGACCTGCGCGACAACATCATCCGCGCGCGCGATCAGCGCACGCAGATCGGTGGTGATCTGCGGCAGGTCTTGCGATACCTGATCGGCGGCGCCGCCGATCTGCTCGGTCGCCGCGCGGATATCGGCCAGAACCGGGCCAAGATCGGTTGAGATGACCTCATTCGCACTGTCGAACGCCTTTTCGGCAGAGCTGAGCGCGCGGTCCGCGTTAACCAGCGAGCCGTCGATACTGGCGAGCGTGATATTGGCACGCTCGAAAAGGTCGGTGGCCGCGTTGACCGCCCTGCGCGCATCCTCGGCCAAGGGTGTCAGACCGTTGGTGAATTCGGTCAGATCGCTCGCGGCCGTATCCACCGCGACCGACGCGGATGACACGGCGCTGCGGATATCCGCGACCACGGCGGGCACGTCCTGGTCGATGACCGTCTCGATCTTGGCGAGCGTACTTTGCGCGCTGGCCAGAACCTCGCGCGCGTCGGCCACCATCAAGGCTCCATCCCCCGCAACCAGCGTGTTCACGCTGTTCGATGCATCGGTGACGGCGCTGAAGGAGGTGCTGGCATCCGACAGCGTCTGCTCAAGCTCCTGAAGCCGGGCGTTCAGAAGGGCTGCCGTCTGATCGAACCCGTCCAGCGTGCTGACCGAACGCTCCGATATGTCGGCCACGGCCTTGTTCAGCGCATCGACCGTCTGCGAGATCTGCGCGGCGATCTGCGGGACCTGTTCGCGCATCAGCGTCTCGGCCTCGGCAAAGGCGGCACCCGCGCTGTCAATGGCCGTACCGGTCGTGTCGATGGCGGTCTTGGCCGAGTCGAACGCGCCGGTGGCCGAGGCCAGCGTCCGGTCGACGTTGTCCAGCGTCGTCTCGGCCGCAGCTCCCAGCGTGTCGAGGCGCCCGCTGAACCCGGCAATCTGTTCGGTGGCATCCGAAACAGTCTTGGTGATGTCGGAAAAATCGGTCAGCGCCTGGTCCAGCCCGCCCGAGGCATCGCTGAGATTGCTGAGGATATTCTGCACATAAGCCTGGTTTTCCGGCCCCGCGATCTGCTGAAATTTTTTCAGAAGCTCGGTTGCCTCGGAGATCAGGTCAGGCGCGTCCTCGACCAGCTGCTGCACGGTCGAGCGGCGCGAAGGGATGATGGGCGGCCCGTCGCCTTCTGCGGTCAGGGGCGCGGCGTCCGCCCGGCTGTTCGTCAAAGAAATATAGGCAACACCAGTGACACCTGAAGAGCTGAGCTGCGCCACGGTATCCTCACGCACAGGGGTCGTCGCGTCGATTTCAATCCCGACATAGACCTTGGACGGGTCGGGATCGTGAATCTTCACCTCGATCACCCGACCCACATTGATCCCGTTAAAAACGACGTCACCAGAGGAATCCAGCCCTGAGACATCCTCGAAGAGGATGCCGTAATAAGCATATTGCCGGTCCAGTTGAACGCTGGAGATCCAAACGGCAAAGACGAGGCTGCCAATGATGCCCAAAAGCGTGAAGGCGCCAATGAGGATGTAATTCGCACGGGTTTCCATCACTGCACCTTTTCGTCTTGGTCGGTTGCCAGGGCCGCCCGCGCGCGGGGACCGTGGAAATATTCGTGGACCCACGGATGATCCACTTTCATCAGTTCGGCCATGGTACCGACCGCCAGCACCTTTTTCTCGGCCAGCACGGCAATACGGTCGCAGATCGCGTGGAGCGAATCCAGATCATGCGTCACCAGAAACACCGTCAGCCCCAGCGTCGCCTGCAATTTGCGGATCAACGTGTCGAAGGCCGCGGCGCCGATCGGGTCAAGCCCTGCCGTCGGCTCGTCCAGAAAGACGATTTCGGGGTCGAGCGCGATGGCGCGGGCAAAGCCCGCGCGCTTGCGCATCCCGCCCGACAATTCGGAGGGGTACTTTGTCTGTGCAACCTCTTCCAGTCCGACCATGCGCACCTTGATCCCGGCCAATGTCTCGCGCAGGTCATCGGGCAGGTCCAGCTGCTCGCGCATTGGGGCCTCGACATTCTGGCGCACGGTCAGCGATGAAAAAAGCGCGCCGTCCTGAAACATCACGCCCCAGCGGCGGCGCAGCTGCTTGTAATGCTCGGGCGACGTGCCCGCAACGCTTTGACCGAACACCTCGATACTGCCTGCATCGGGTTTCAGCAGGCCGACGATCTGTTGCAGCAGCACCGACTTGCCGGTGCCCGAGCCGCCGACAATGCCGATGATCTCACCCCGGCGCACGTCGAGGTCCAGCCCTTCGTGGACGAGGTGACTGCCGAAAGCCTTCTTCAGCCCGCGCACCTTTATGATCGGCTCCGCGTCGCTCATCATATTCCTATCAGTGCAAAAACGACCGAGAAAATGGCGTCCGCCACGATCACCATGAAGATCGACAGCACCACCGAGGTCGATGTCAGCCGCCCTAGAGATTCCGCGTTGCCGCCCACCTTCAGCCCTTCATAGCACCCTATGATACCGATGATCATGGCAAAGAAAGGCGCCTTGATCATGCCGACCAGAAAGTGCCAGACATCCGTGTTGCTGACCAGCCGGGCCTGAAAGACCGCGGGCGAAACGCCCAGCTCGATCCAGGACATAATGGCGCCGCCCACCAGCCCCGACAGATCCGCAATCAGCCCCAGCACCGGCAGCATCAGCACCAGCGCCAGCACCCGCGGGACCACCAGAATATCGATCGGATCAAGGCCGAGCGTGCGCATCGCATCGACCTCCTCGCGCATCTTCATCGAACCGATGGCAGCGGTATAGGCCGACCCCGACCGCCCCGCGACGATTATTGCTGTCAGCAAAATCCCCAACTCGCGCAGCACCGAAATGGCGATGAGGTCGACGACAAACACCTCGGCCCCGAACTGGCGCAGCTGGACCGAGCCCTGAAAGGCCAGCACGACGCCGATGAGGAACGACATCAGCGCGACGATGGGAATGGCGTTCCAGCCCACCTCCTGCATGTGATGTACCAGCGACGTCAGCCTGAGGCGGCGTGGATGGATCACCATATTGCCCAGCGCCGCGATGACTTGTCCCAGAAAGCTGGTCAGCTCGATCCCGACCCGTGCGCTGGACGCCGTCTTGCGCCCCAATGCCTCGACCCGGTCGGTCAGCGAAAGGGGTTTGACGGCCCCGGTATCCTCCGGCGGCATGCTGGTCCGAACGACCTCGATCAGCTGGCTTTGCATGTCGTCGGCCCCGTGGATGGGCATCTGGGACGTGTCGCCGGTCATCCGCCTCTGCAGATCCACAACATACCACGCGCCCGCCGTATCCATGTGGCTCACCTGCGCGATATCGATGGCCTCGGCCTTCTGCTCCCGCGGCTCAAGCGTTGCAATCGTATCGATCAGCAGGCGTCCGGACAGGATCAACTGGCCATTTTCCAGCCGCACACTGGGGGGCGCGGCATCTGCGTCCTCAGCGCCGGGCTGCCGCTGAGGCGTATCCTTGTTCTGATCGGCCATCGCTCGTCTGCACTCCGTCCGCACTTGCCCGCGATTTTAGGCGGACGACCTTGATTGGCGTGGGCCAGCCCCAGGGCACCGGCCATACCGCGCGAGGATCCTACCCTCCACGGCGCAAAGCTGCCACCGGTCTTTCGGGCCCGCAAGTGCCCGCCAACGCCCGGCAATCTCGGGGATCAAGTATATGAAGCCGCCGCTGTTCCGATTGATGCAAATCAATGGCGCGCCCCGTTTTGCGATCCACACTTGCCCAAAGGTCATGAGAGGAAACGACATGGATATCGCAATGCGCAAGGCCGCCCTGCAGGCGCGGCGAACAGAGCTCACACAGCATCTGGAGGAAGTCGAACACACACTCGACGAAACTCCGACCAAGGATTGGGAGGATCGGTCCTCCGAGAGGCAGGGTGATGAAGTGCTGGAGGCGCTTGGCCAGGCGGAACTGGCCGAGGTCAGGCGGATCGACGCGGCCCTTGCACGGATTTCGGCCGGGACTTACGGAATTTGCCAAACCTGCGGCGACGACATCTCGCGTGCCCGGCTGGATTTGCTGCCCGCAACGCCCTTTTGCAAGACGTGTGCGACCTGACCTGCGCGGCTTTGCGATGGATCACCGGCGCACCGCTGGCGATTGGTCTTAGCCTAGAGGGCCGAAACGCCAATAACGTAAGGATGAAGGATCAAAAGCGCCGCGAACACGGCGACGCCGACCACAATTCGAAATGCAAGTTCTGCCCATGACGCGGCTCTTGTGAAAATTGGCGCTTGGGCAACCGCAGCGTTCAGCTCGGTCCAAGCGCCGTCGCCCATCTGGCGCCTCTTGCGGCGATTGATCAAGGCACGGCCCGCGATTGCAAAACCTGCCAGAACACCGAAAAGCAACACATGCGCCAGATCACCATTCGGCAGCAGATGCAGCCCGGCCCAGAGTGCGAGGGCAACAAGAACGGGATGGCGAAAGATCCGGACAATGCCCGGCCGCGCCGGATCAAACTCTGAGTTCCGCGCACCGCCAAAAGAAAACGGATTGGGCCGCCCAAGGCTGATCGCCACGATCAGACACGTGACGAGCATGCCAAGATGCACGGCGTGGCGGTGCCATGGCATCTGCGCCCAAAGCTGCAGATAAGGCGCGCGTCCCGCCGACCAGATCAGCAGCGCCAGCATCCCGAGCGAGAGGATCGAATAGGCCACGGTGAACCCTCGCGGCCCGATTCGGGCAGTGATCCGCGACTTGATGGCCGGGCGCACGGGGACCGAGTGTGTCAGGAAAAACACCCCAAAGACAAATGCGAACCCCGTCCATGTCATGGTTGCACCGGCGGCTTGGGCCGCAGCAAGGCAGGCCCGTAGGCCAAGGCAAAGCCGAGGAATGCCGCCAGCCACAGGATGCCCGCGACATAGCTCATCTCGGGCCAGACCGATGTGATGAGCCGCGCAACAACCGACCCGAAAACACAAAGGTAAATCGCAACCGTCGCTGCGTTTGCCGTCAATGCGCGCCCGGTATGGCCCAGCGTGGCCCGTGTCATGACCGCAAGGGTCATGGACCCGATCGCGCCTGCCATCCACAAATGTTGCGCACCGGCCGCGCCGGAGCCGCCCATGATCTGATCAAGTCCCAGCGCGATAGCCCCGAGGGGAATAAACGCATAGGCAGCATGCAACACCCAGACCAGCGGCTCGGCCAGGGTTCTGTGGCCCTGCCAGCGCAATTGCCGCGCCAGGTGCAAGACCCCCATGATGATCAAAGCCACCGCTGTCAGCTGCGCGAATGGCTGCGCGACCCAAAGCGCCAGGACCGCGATGCTGAAAAGAAGCACGGCCTTGTCGAAACGCTGCATCGGCGGCGCAGGGCGCGCCAGGCTTTCGGTCCGCGCCAGCCAGTTGCGGGTGAAGGACGGAATGATGCGCCCGCCGATCACGGCGATCATCATGATCCCGGTCGCCAGGCCCAAGCGCAACCCGGTGCCTTGCGCCGCGTAATCGCCACTGAGGGCCTCAATGTGAAACAGCCCGTTCGCCACCGTGAACACGGCCAGCAGCCCGAGCACCATGAGGTTGCGCCAATTCTTGCCCGCGACGATCTCGCGCAGGATCAACGCGCCCAGAACAAGCGGGAAGGCCAGATCGACCGCTGGCGCCACGGCCGGAGGCAAAGCCGCCGAGACTAGCACGACGGCCCGGCCCGCCAGCCACAAGCAAAAGAGCGCAGCCAGCCGCCAGCCGACCATAGGCAGGCGCCCGGTCCAATTCGGAACCGCAGTCAAGAGAAAGCCTGCGAGAACGGCGCCCAGATATCCGAACAGAAACTCGTGCGCGTGCCATGATACCGGATCGAAGCGTGAGGGCAGATCGACCATACCTGCCAGCGTGGCCAGCCAAAGGACCATGGCAAGCAGCGCCCAGACGGCGCCAAAGAGAAAGAAGGGGCGAAAGCCGAAACTGAAGAGCGCGGGCCCCTTCCATGCGCGCATCTGCTCTGCCGATGTCTTTGCCACTAGCGGCCTCCGATCTCCGTGCGCGCAGTCTTGAGGACTGTTCCATCCTCAGAGCAAGTCAGGCGCACTTTCTTGTTTTCGTGATAGAATGTCAGCCGAATGCGGCCTGCATCCTCGTCCACGCCGGTCTCGAACCTGCTGGTGATGTCGCCGCTGCGCATCTTGGCCCGAACGTCCTCGGGGCTTAGGCCCAGAAGGCCGGCCAGATCAGCGGCGTCGATCACCGGCTGGCCATCTTTCATCTCGACCTTCATGACGCCCGGCTCTCTTCTGCGGCTGTTCCGTCGGCCTTGTCCATCAGGCGCCGGATATGCCGGGCAAAATACCACGCCGCAGGCACGCCGATCACGCCGCCCAGCGCAAGGGACCACGCCGTCGATGCGATGGGCCCGCCAATCCAGCTAAAGATCAGCGAGGCGAAAAAGACGTTGACCGCCGCGGCGCCCGCCGCGAACGGATAAAGAACCAACGCAAGCTTGCGCGTGGACCATCCCTCCCGCTGCGCCGCGCCTTCGGTCATCGCCGCGCCACCAGCCGTTGTACCAGAACCATCGCGGCAATCAGGCCCACACACGCCACCGCATACCAAAACTCGGCCGTTGCCGATTGGGCCTGCGGGATGGGGCGATCGAAACCTTCCGCAGAGGCGGATGTGGCGAGGGCGATGGCAATGAAAGCGCCTAGAATACGCATCTTAATTCTCCTGTGTGAGTGTGCGGTAAATGTCGGGTAGCGCGCGGGTCAGGCGCGCGGGGTTCGGCAGCAGGGTAAATCCGCCGCGGCCAAAGATACGGGCGAACCAGTCCTGCCCGTCCTCGTCGATAACGATGCCATGCAGACTTTCGCCTGCGGCTCTCGCCTCGCGAACGGCCATATGACTGTCCTCGATCCCGTG
This portion of the Roseovarius nanhaiticus genome encodes:
- a CDS encoding ABC transporter substrate-binding protein, translating into MKHFTKLTGALSLTTALVAGGTMAAAETELTMYYPIAVGGALTEVVDGIVADFEAENPDIKVNAIYSGNYDDTRVRALSALNSGEPAQLAVMFSIDAYDLIEQDLIVPFDDLVEGEDGEEWLNGFYPALMANGQIEGQTWGIPFQRSTIVAYYNKDMFRDAGLDPEAPPSTWDEMVEMGKALTKDGTSGIMIPSTGYPYWMFQALAIQNGKELMSGDGLTTYFDDPEVVETLEFWKSLSTEHGIMPEGTVEWGTLRQAFLEGQTAMMWHSTGNLTAVKDAASFDFGVAELPANERKGSPTGGGNFYIFKDTTDEERAAALKLIRFMTAPEQAAEWSIATGYMGVSPAAYETEALQAYVADFPPALVARNQLEHAVAEFSTFETARVREGLNNAIQSALTGAKEPAEALGEAQEAAERLLKPYQ
- a CDS encoding ABC-type transport auxiliary lipoprotein family protein, producing MDTLTLTRRAAILGAAASLGGCSALSSINAAATPLDTYDLSPAAGSGAGRRSGRTLLVAVPNAPASVTSDRIMVKPGAAAVTYLPDARWSDELPLLVQSLLVRSIAGTGRMGYVGPNEAGPVPDLALLSRIDAFHVEITGERVVAKVDISLTLLRDRDQSVIKTAIYGSEAAAVDDTPTAIVAAFQAILDGLLPEMASWAAAG
- a CDS encoding ABC transporter ATP-binding protein; its protein translation is MSAPYVSLAGIAKRWNGQLGVEGISLDIEEGSFVALLGPSGCGKSTTLRLLAGLELPDEGTIHIDGRDVTTSAASDRNLSMVFQSYALFPHLSVAENVVFGLKVRRVPKAERQKKMARALEITGLTGLEARKPAELSGGQRQRVALARAIIAGQRLCLMDEPLSNLDAKLRNAVRKDIKKLQRDLGITVVYVTHDQTEAMSMADKVVLMKEGRIQQIGSPDDLYNRPANTFVAEFVGAPPMALMPSAQVPGFGSDHTLGLRAEHVRMVPRGEGRLACTVSEVEFLGSETLISLDCDAASGLSVLLPGLRMMSEGEHVDVTFDDKDLHRFDPSGQRIG
- a CDS encoding ABC transporter ATP-binding protein → MMSDAEPIIKVRGLKKAFGSHLVHEGLDLDVRRGEIIGIVGGSGTGKSVLLQQIVGLLKPDAGSIEVFGQSVAGTSPEHYKQLRRRWGVMFQDGALFSSLTVRQNVEAPMREQLDLPDDLRETLAGIKVRMVGLEEVAQTKYPSELSGGMRKRAGFARAIALDPEIVFLDEPTAGLDPIGAAAFDTLIRKLQATLGLTVFLVTHDLDSLHAICDRIAVLAEKKVLAVGTMAELMKVDHPWVHEYFHGPRARAALATDQDEKVQ
- a CDS encoding DeoR/GlpR family DNA-binding transcription regulator — its product is MSERKLKRRDTILGIVRERGMVTVDALAEMLGVSMQTIRRDIDTLCEDDALHRRHGRIELAHQSRNTPFDLRAATNPSGKHRIGEAAARLIPDGATLFLSIGSTTLSTARALRSRRNLTVITNNLSAAMALSDEMSNRIILPGGELRLPDRDILGADVVEFFGGYRAEYAIFGAAGVAEDGSLLEFHTVEVRARERIRENARASILVLDSTKFGRLAPAAGENIREVDHLVMDRMPGAAFAGIVEDMGARLILAEGRAA
- a CDS encoding MlaD family protein: METRANYILIGAFTLLGIIGSLVFAVWISSVQLDRQYAYYGILFEDVSGLDSSGDVVFNGINVGRVIEVKIHDPDPSKVYVGIEIDATTPVREDTVAQLSSSGVTGVAYISLTNSRADAAPLTAEGDGPPIIPSRRSTVQQLVEDAPDLISEATELLKKFQQIAGPENQAYVQNILSNLSDASGGLDQALTDFSDITKTVSDATEQIAGFSGRLDTLGAAAETTLDNVDRTLASATGAFDSAKTAIDTTGTAIDSAGAAFAEAETLMREQVPQIAAQISQTVDALNKAVADISERSVSTLDGFDQTAALLNARLQELEQTLSDASTSFSAVTDASNSVNTLVAGDGALMVADAREVLASAQSTLAKIETVIDQDVPAVVADIRSAVSSASVAVDTAASDLTEFTNGLTPLAEDARRAVNAATDLFERANITLASIDGSLVNADRALSSAEKAFDSANEVISTDLGPVLADIRAATEQIGGAADQVSQDLPQITTDLRALIARADDVVAQVQSTVSAAAPGIRNFTGNGLNELGRLSSEARGLVQSLEKLVRRIERDPARFLLDERVPEYRR
- a CDS encoding HAD-IIA family hydrolase, yielding MLSAPKIFERYEQIRPRLPAAPPQFSARKVTQDIRALTDIASEASAFVFDAFGVLNVGDTLIEGADRRLDQLRARGCAIRILTNAASYDRAGAVAKFANLGLTVLPEEIITSRDAALSALTPGLWGVIAAPEDDLGDIAHEALRLGDDPATFDRADGFLFLSSSGWTDARQAMLQKSLAAHDRPVLIANADLVAPRDDGFSLEPGHYGHWLLDDGAARVRFFGKPFGEVYDLVEATLPSVAPDRIVMCGDTLHTDILGAAARGWRTVLVTQDGLFAGHDTNDFCERAALNPDWRLNRI
- a CDS encoding type 1 glutamine amidotransferase domain-containing protein, encoding MKILMVLTSHDQLGDTGNKTGFWLEEFAAPYYVFKDAGADVVLASPKGGQPPLDPSSDSDDAQTDATKRFKGDDAAQKHLAETEVLSKVSADGFDAIFYPGGHGPLWDLSEDKDSVALIEAFTASDRPVGAVCHAPAVFKHPKGADGKPLVSGKTVTGFTNTEEEGVGLTDVVPFLVEDMLKANGGHYEKGDDWASFVVTDGKLVTGQNPASSEAAAKKLLALL